The Deltaproteobacteria bacterium genome contains a region encoding:
- a CDS encoding ATP-binding protein → MPTDWFYRTFEQYWNDNPPEALRLFPVWLLLGPRQVGKSSLLKRCGAKRQYINLDDLATRTRANADPILFARELQPPLIIDEIQYAPALLSPIKQIADATNTPGAVWLTGSQSFEVMLNVRESLAGRVAIMNLFGLSDNEKLLGDEQHEPAAYFEAMLRTGFPKLWPSRDLQTRDLYLSSYAQTYIERDVRELMQIDRRREFETFLRLCALRTGAIVNYDELARDTGVSSATIKSWLSVLEDSFLIRLLQPEYDNRSKRLIKHPKLYFLDIGLAAYLGGYKNAETLRLGPQAGAAFETHVLSEIYKYFKHNILEVDIRFWRTRDGHEIDFIVEAAGNKLPIEVKLGMPRIQSLPALPKNIASNWQPAQIVSLAITQRQQLSDDWLITPPWKLNLTAQ, encoded by the coding sequence ATGCCAACTGATTGGTTTTATAGAACTTTTGAGCAATATTGGAATGACAACCCACCTGAAGCACTACGTCTTTTTCCAGTTTGGTTGCTGCTTGGTCCAAGGCAAGTAGGAAAAAGTTCGCTTTTAAAACGCTGTGGTGCCAAACGCCAATATATTAATTTAGATGATTTAGCTACACGCACTCGTGCTAATGCCGACCCTATTCTGTTTGCTCGTGAACTTCAGCCACCTTTAATAATTGACGAAATTCAATATGCTCCAGCGTTGTTATCGCCAATTAAACAAATCGCGGACGCAACTAATACCCCAGGTGCGGTGTGGTTAACTGGCTCACAAAGCTTTGAAGTGATGCTTAACGTACGAGAAAGTCTCGCTGGTCGTGTCGCCATTATGAATTTATTTGGGCTTTCAGATAATGAAAAGCTGCTTGGCGATGAGCAACATGAACCAGCGGCATACTTTGAAGCTATGTTGCGTACTGGGTTTCCCAAACTATGGCCTAGTCGTGATTTGCAAACTCGCGACTTATATCTATCTAGCTATGCACAAACTTATATTGAACGTGACGTTAGAGAATTAATGCAGATTGATCGTCGCCGCGAATTTGAAACGTTTTTGCGGTTATGCGCTTTACGCACAGGCGCAATTGTAAATTATGATGAATTAGCACGTGATACGGGTGTATCATCAGCCACTATAAAAAGTTGGTTAAGTGTTCTTGAAGACAGTTTTCTTATTCGCTTATTGCAACCTGAATATGATAACCGCAGTAAGCGACTCATAAAACATCCAAAGTTATACTTTCTTGATATTGGGCTTGCAGCATATTTAGGTGGTTATAAAAATGCGGAAACCTTACGCTTAGGTCCGCAAGCTGGTGCTGCTTTTGAAACTCATGTTCTGTCAGAAATTTATAAATATTTTAAACATAATATACTAGAAGTTGATATCCGTTTTTGGCGAACGCGCGACGGGCATGAAATAGATTTTATCGTAGAAGCCGCTGGTAACAAACTACCTATTGAGGTCAAGCTAGGTATGCCACGTATACAATCACTACCAGCTTTGCCTAAAAATATTGCCAGCAATTGGCAACCGGCACAAATAGTATCACTAGCAATTACCCAACGTCAGCAATTATCAGATGATTGGTTGATAACCCCCCCTTGGAAGCTGAATTTAACAGCCCAATAG